The genomic DNA ATGCCGCCAAAGTTGGGTGTAGCAGAAGTGGTGTTGTTCTTGTAGAGAGAATTGTCAATGTTGTTGGTGAAATCAGCGAACTGTGTATCGGGAGACACGGGGAGGTTGAAGGGCATGGGGAGCTGGTAATTGAATGGGGCGGGAGAGACATCGGCGGGAGAGTTGAAAAGAGCAGGAACGTTCTGAGGGTTGCTCAGGTGAGGAACGTTGGGTTGCTGCTGCGCGGTGTGGGCGGCAGCAGTGGCATTGGATGGACCGGCGCCGCTTGTCGCACGAGGGGACAGTGTCGCGCTGTCCCTGCCGTTTCCTCTCTCGGCCTCGCTCATGTCTGTGGTGTCAGCTTCTGGCAGCCCCAAggctctcctctccctctccctcgctTCTTTTCTTGCGCGGACTCTCTCGCTCATGGGGACACCACCCTCCTTGAGGGCCTTGCCGCGCCCGGTGGGCCCTGAGCCGATCTTTGGCCTGTCTGCTGCGGGAAGACTGAGGAGTGCGCGCAGCTGGGTGTTTTCCGTCTCTAGCTGGAGGATGCGTTCTTCGAGCGAGGCGAGATGCTCTGCACGACGGAGACGGAAGGCGCGCTGGACCTCGCGTGCGCGGGATGGGGGAAGCTGGTCATTTGGCTTGCGGCCTCTGGGCTCGTGGCGGTCCTGCGAGGGGGTCAGGATGCGGATGGGAAAACGTGTGGGATTGTGCGTACTTTTGTTGCGTTTGACTGGGGCGTGGACGCTGAACCTGCCTCTGACATGGTGGTATCTAATCTGATCTGGGCCGGTGGTGACTGACGCAAGGATGGTGTGTGATGTTATTATCAatttgaaagaggagagggagaaggtgaaaTGGTGCACGCGGGGAAATGAAATAAGACCAATCCGCTTGCAATCTGCCAGAATCGGAAATCCCCAAAACCAGATATGTGCGATCCACCCCGCCCGCCGCTTATTGTATTGTCAAttttcacctcttccaaatcGCCGACGAGGCGGTTGATTTCGTAATAAGAAGCCGCTTCGGGACAAATACACGTCACCCGCCAAAGCTCCACGTCACCATTTCTTCCACACCTCCGCCCAACACACACTCGGTCCTTTGGACGGTCGGGTGCCGGTTCGCGTTGCAAGAGTAAGCCCATCCTTTCGAACACGGCACCGAATCTGCTATGGGCGCCACTGGAGAGTGAGTGCGCCGCCGTACTGATGCACCGTCTCCACGCCCGGCTGACTCACCTTGCCACCGCTAATGACTCCCAggtccttccttccccagGTAGTCGGAGTAAGTCCCCGCCCCGCCGTGCATCCTATAACCATCGCAGCTCTTCTACGCCACCTTCGACCCGAGCCTCGGCCCTGTCGTCCGGTACCAGGTGCCCGAGAACCTCATCTCAGACAGCACGACCGAAGAGGCACGCTCACCCTCAAACTCCCGCTCGCGCTCGCGCTCTCGGGCATCCCGCTTCGTCTCCCCGTCCCCCTCTCCGTCTCCCCTGCCAAACAGGACCCTTCTCAACTTTGGGCCCATCTCCGAATACGTCATCCCCAAAAAGTCGCTTCACGGCCGTCTCGTCACGCTTCTCACCACCGGCACGGGGtgcgacgaggatgaacagGCGGGGTACAGAGTTATGGGTTTCCCCAATGTCATGACGGCGCCAGAAGGCACATATACACGGAATGAGTATATGTGGAACCTGTGTTTCGTGTTCCATTCTTCGAGCTCGCTGGAGGCCTTTGAGCCGGTCGTGAGGAAATGCGCGAGGATTCTGAGAAGCGCAGAAGTAAGCATCGATCTCCGACATACCTACCGCGATA from Cryptococcus neoformans var. neoformans JEC21 chromosome 3 sequence includes the following:
- a CDS encoding expressed protein, translated to MSEAGSASTPQSNATKDRHEPRGRKPNDQLPPSRAREVQRAFRLRRAEHLASLEERILQLETENTQLRALLSLPAADRPKIGSGPTGRGKALKEGGVPMSERVRARKEARERERRALGLPEADTTDMSEAERGNGRDSATLSPRATSGAGPSNATAAAHTAQQQPNVPHLSNPQNVPALFNSPADVSPAPFNYQLPMPFNLPVSPDTQFADFTNNIDNSLYKNNTTSATPNFGGMFSMFSSADHNGDSSANGSGVNKPSPISPPLTNPPHAPSPSQLDLLTRLKSCCHVSDSHVVNDPGLLVFATRLCQSFGCSFGGTHTEANPRSDAENLTLEDAWHALKATLDPGGDADGENRINTGKMAAELVVRAAHSRGAGGWISCRYREGLSIRRNMVQALVQGLGGKLD